In the genome of Stegostoma tigrinum isolate sSteTig4 chromosome 29, sSteTig4.hap1, whole genome shotgun sequence, one region contains:
- the LOC125465601 gene encoding uncharacterized protein LOC125465601: protein MKILWFQGSLGSEYCKVQDTGIVESGPIEVFDINQEQRQCALCQQLLTEGNMPYLHGFRRILFEYQALVDEILKVVDLEEARREPGTGNRGR from the exons GATCCTGTGGTTTCAGGGCAGCCTGGGGAGTGAGTACTGTAAAGTACAAGACACTGGGATTGTGGAGTCAGGCCCAATTGAGGTGTTTGACATTAATCAGGAACAAAG GCAATGTGCTTTGTGTCAGCAGCTGCTGACTGAGGGAAACATGCCATATCTGCATGGCTTCCGCCGCATCCTCTTCGAGTACCAGGCATTGGTTGACGAAATCCTCAAGGTCGTGGACTTAGAGGAAGCAAGAAGAGAGCCAGGCACTGGAAACCGAGGAAGGTGA